Proteins encoded together in one Macadamia integrifolia cultivar HAES 741 chromosome 8, SCU_Mint_v3, whole genome shotgun sequence window:
- the LOC122085440 gene encoding kinesin-like protein KIN-5B: MSFTPEQARKTWLGVTPSPAPFLTPRPERRRTDPRVLDGNSNRQDRDREVNVQVIVRCRPLSDEEQRLNIPKVISCNEQRREVTVLQSIANKQIDRAFTFDKIFGPKAQQRSIYDHAISPIVNEVLEGFNCTVFAYGQTGTGKTYTMEGGVKTKGGGELSADAGVIPRAVRQIFDTLEAQKSDYSMKVTFLELYNEEITDLLAPEDNPRSVEDKQKKPISLMEDGKGVVFVRGLEEEVVYSANEIYNLLERGSAKRRTADTLLNKHSSRSHSVFSITIHVKETAIGDEELVKCGKLNLVDLAGSENICRSGAREGRAREAGEINKSLLTLGRVINALVEHSGHIPYRDSKLTRLLRDSLGGKTKTCIIATVSPSAHCLEETLSTLDYAYRAKNIRNKPEANQKMSKAVLLKDLYLEIERMKQDVRAAREKNGVYIPHERFSQDEAEKKEMNEKIEQLEIDLEQRGKQVDTYRELYLTEQEQKLDVESDLKECKTDLENSKKAFEDLQEKHRIAISTLKEKEFIISNLLHSENSLIERAKELRANLQYASEDITTLFAKIDQKNHMETENHGLILTFGSHLDQSLKNLHKTILGCFSQQQQHLRCMEEHIGSFIASKCDATKVLESRVDKMKETYTSGVGLMKELANTLQKKASSDLEHIKSTVSTHTIAVEKFLLTAVLEAGEVISEIQSSLDAQKQVLSFSAQQQDEGLQRNLVSSQLVSKATFDFFNDLHQHVSKLKSTLEEAHIEKSHQMASFKKRFQEESGREEKVALERIASILTTLTSKKSAMVSEALTNMNDTSTEEKKKLEQEMSNMQQVSVDAKQKWNKYIEKVQSHFLEDTFSAAETRATAENILLECSKRVEDSRKQWENAQSSIDHLNRSSIIEIESTVEEDIHSSHIALKEFVSASSSIDAKFNVGACDLLAAVKDSLLLDHEAKKGIESISTLCMDQIRSVQDNHSESVSNLRNRAGQCLRKEYLVDSNGMLKKRVIEVPTLASIEALRTPAPEDLAEKMKSMDRSKGSNVDGKIHPFKESPNRTPFAAVN, from the exons ATGTCTTTCACTCCTGAACAAGCAAGAAAAACATGGCTGGGGGTCACACCATCTCCTGCTCCCTTCCTAACGCCTCGACCTGAAAGGCGGAGAACTGATCCTAGAGTGTTGGATGGCAACTCTAATCGCCAGGACAGAGATCGGGAGGTTAACGTGCAAGTGATCGTAAGATGCAg GCCATTAAGTGATGAAGAACAAAGACTAAACATTCCCAAGGTGATATCATGCAATGAGCAGAGAAGAGAAGTCACTGTTTTGCAAAGTATAGCTAACAAGCAAATAGATAGAGCTTTCACTTTTGATAAG ATCTTCGGACCCAAGGCACAGCAGAGATCGATATATGACCATGCAATTTCTCCTATTGTTAATGAAGTTCTCGAGGGTTTCAACTGCACTGTCTTTGCTTATGGGCAGACAGGCACAGGTAAAACCTACACAATGGAGGGAGGGGTGAAAACAAAG GGTGGTGGAGAATTGTCTGCTGATGCCGGTGTAATTCCAAGAGCAGTTCGCCAAATATTTGATACATTGGAAGCACAAAAATCTGACTATAGCATGAAAGTGACTTTTTTGGAGCTGTACAATGAAGAAATAACTGACTTATTGGCTCCTGAAGATAATCCTAGATCTGTCGAAGATAAACAGAAGAAACCAATTTCCTTAATGGAAGATGGAAAGGGTGTTGTGTTTGTAAGAGGTCTTGAAGAAGAGGTCGTGTACAGTGCGAATGAAATTTATAACCTCCTGGAACGAGGATCAGCTAAAAGGCGCACTGCAGATACCTTGTTAAACAAGCACAGCAG CCGTTCTCATTCTGTCTTTTCCATAACCATCCATGTGAAAGAAACAGCAATAGGAGATGAGGAACTTGTAAAATGTGGCAAGCTTAATCTTGTCGACTTGGCAGGCTCAGAGAACATTTGCCGATCTGGTGCACGAGAG GGTCGAGCAAGGGAAGCAGGGGAGATCAACAAGAGCTTACTTACCCTTGGACGTGTGATAAATGCACTTGTGGAACATTCAGGTCATATACCTTACAG GGATAGTAAGCTGACACGGTTGTTAAGAGACTCATTGGgtggaaaaacaaaaacttgCATCATAGCAACAGTTTCTCCATCTGCACATTGTTTGGAAGAAACTTTAAGCACACTTGATTATGCCTATCGTGCTAAAAACATCAGAAACAAACCAGAG GCAAACCAAAAAATGTCCAAGGCTGTTCTTCTCAAGGACTTGTATCTAGAAATTGAGAGAATGAAACAAG ATGTACGAGCagcaagggaaaaaaatggtGTATATATTCCCCATGAAAGGTTTTCCCAAGATGAGGCAGAGAAGAAG GAAATGAATGAAAAGATAGAACAGTTAGAGATTGATCTTGAACAGAGGGGGAAG CAAGTTGATACATATCGAGAGCTCTACCTTACTGAGCAAGAACAGAAGTTGGATGTGGAAAGTGATCTCAAGGAATGCAAG ACAGATCTAGAGAACAGTAAGAAGGCTTTTGAGGACCTTCAAGAGAAACACAGGATAGCCATATCAACTTTGAAGGAGAAAGAGTTCATAATCTCAAATCTACTGCACTCAG AGAACTCTCTAATTGAACGGGCAAAGGAGTTGCGTGCTAATTTGCAATATGCGTCAGAAGATATAACCACATTGTTTGCCAAAATAG ATCAGAAGAACCACATGGAAACAGAAAACCATGGGCTGATTCTGACATTTGGGTCCCATCTTGATCAGAGCTTGAAAAACCTGCACAAGACAATTCTAGGGTGTTTCTCTCAACAACAGCAGCATCTAAGATGTATGGAAGAACATATAGGCTCATTTATTGCAAGTAAATGTGAT GCAACCAAAGTATTGGAATCAAGAGTAGATAAAATGAAAGAAACATACACTTCTGGAGTTGGGCTCATGAAGGAGCTTGCAAATACACTTCAAAAGAAGGCCTCTTCTGACCTGGAGCATATAAAATCAACAGTTTCAACCCACACAATTGCTGTAGAAAAA TTCCTGCTCACTGCAGTTTTGGAGGCCGGGGAGGTTATTTCTGAAATTCAGAGCTCCCTTGATGCACAAAAGCAAGTCTTATCTTTCTCTGCTCAACAACAAGATGAG GGACTGCAAAGGAATCTGGTGTCATCCCAGTTGGTCTCAAAGGCAACATTTGATTTCTTTAATGACCTTCATCAGCATGTTTCTAAACTCAAGAGCACTCTTGAAGAAGCTCATATTGAAAAATCTCATCAGATGGCATCTTTTAAGAAGAGGTTTCAG GAAGAGTCTGGAAGAGAGGAGAAAGTGGCTCTTGAAAGAATTGCTTCAATATTGACAACATTGACATCTAAGAAAAGTGCAATG GTTTCAGAAGCCCTAACGAACATGAATGACACTAGtacagaggaaaagaaaaagttggAGCAAGAGATGTCCAACATGCAGCAAGTCTCAGTGGATGCTAAGCAGAAGTGGAACAAATACATAGAAAAGGTACAAAGCCATTTCTTGGAAGACACATTCTCAGCAGCTGAGACCAGAGCTACGGCGGAAAACATTCTCCTGGAATG CTCAAAGAGAGTGGAGGATTCCAGGAAACAGTGGGAGAATGCTCAGTCATCCATAGACCACCTAAACAGGAGCAGTATAATAGAGATAGAATCTACAGTAGA GGAAGATATTCATTCAAGTCACATTGCACTCAAAGAATTTGTATCTGCATCCTCCTCCATTGATGCAAAATTCAATGTTGGAGCTTGTGATCTGCTGGCTGCTGTGAAGG ATTCACTTTTGCTGGACCATGAAGCTAAGAAAGGAATAGAATCTATCTCAACCTTATGCATGGATCAAATTAGATCAGTACAAGACAATCATAGTGAAAGCGTATCAAACCTCAGAAACCGAGCAGGACAATGCCTCCGAAAAGAGTACTTG
- the LOC122087598 gene encoding myb-related protein MYBAS1-like isoform X3: MMVAPDETRKGPWTEQEDLQLMCFVGLFGDRRWDFIAKVSGLNRTGKSCRLRWVNYLHPGLKRGRMTPQEERLVLELHSQWGNRWSRIARRLPGRTDNEIKNYWRTHMRKKAQERKRALSPPSSSSSTNSFSPTLDSTSGVSLPESQIMEGRSLHDKGVISTTGDLDVSGDRSEEEVAKGYSMDQIWKDIALMQEDVSSGPVYEGGLILCPQTPSMASPSCWNYCSDALWRMDDQEDLKMWLPTINDHFVSNYGHGLE; the protein is encoded by the exons ATGATGGTGGCACCCGATGAAACTCGAAAGGGTCCGTGGACAGAGCAAGAGGATCTTCAACTGATGTGCTTCGTGGGCTTGTTCGGTGATCGTCGATGGGATTTCATAGCCAAAGTTTCAG GTCTGAACAGAACAGGAAAGAGTTGTAGGTTACGATGGGTTAATTATCTTCACCCAGGACTCAAACGTGGAAGGATGACACCTCAAGAAGAACGCTTAGTGCTTGAACTCCACTCTCAATGGGGCAATAG ATGGTCAAGAATTGCTCGGAGATTACCTGGCCGAACTGATAATGAGATAAAGAACTATTGGAGGACACATATGAGGAAGAAGGCACAAGAGAGGAAACGAGCTTTATCGCCGCCTTCGTCGTCGTCATCTACTAACAGTTTCTCTCCAACCCTAGATTCTACATCTGGGGTTTCTTTGCCTGAAAGCCAGATCATGGAAGGAAGAAGCTTGCATGACAAAGGTGTTATTAGTACTACTGGTGATTTGGATGTAAGTGGAGATAGGAGTGAGGAAGAAGTTGCAAAAGGTTACTCCATGGATCAAATATGGAAGGACATAGCCCTTATGCAAGAAGATGTGAGCAGTGGACCAGTTTATGAGGGAGGATTAATCTTATGTCCTCAAACTCCATCAATGGCTTCTCCTTCTTGTTGGAACTATTGTTCAGATGCACTATGGAGGATGGATGATCAAGAAGACCTCAAGATGTGGCTGCCCACCATTAATGATCATTTTGTTTCCAACTATGGACATGGCTTAGAGTGA
- the LOC122087598 gene encoding myb-related protein MYBAS1-like isoform X1, which produces MMVAPDETRKGPWTEQEDLQLMCFVGLFGDRRWDFIAKVSGSLVEGVMYYYYYYYYYSTSYYFEKKISLGLNRTGKSCRLRWVNYLHPGLKRGRMTPQEERLVLELHSQWGNRWSRIARRLPGRTDNEIKNYWRTHMRKKAQERKRALSPPSSSSSTNSFSPTLDSTSGVSLPESQIMEGRSLHDKGVISTTGDLDVSGDRSEEEVAKGYSMDQIWKDIALMQEDVSSGPVYEGGLILCPQTPSMASPSCWNYCSDALWRMDDQEDLKMWLPTINDHFVSNYGHGLE; this is translated from the exons ATGATGGTGGCACCCGATGAAACTCGAAAGGGTCCGTGGACAGAGCAAGAGGATCTTCAACTGATGTGCTTCGTGGGCTTGTTCGGTGATCGTCGATGGGATTTCATAGCCAAAGTTTCAGGTTCGCTGGTGGAGGGGGTCAtgtactactactactactactactactacagCACTAGCTActactttgaaaaaaaaataagcttAG GTCTGAACAGAACAGGAAAGAGTTGTAGGTTACGATGGGTTAATTATCTTCACCCAGGACTCAAACGTGGAAGGATGACACCTCAAGAAGAACGCTTAGTGCTTGAACTCCACTCTCAATGGGGCAATAG ATGGTCAAGAATTGCTCGGAGATTACCTGGCCGAACTGATAATGAGATAAAGAACTATTGGAGGACACATATGAGGAAGAAGGCACAAGAGAGGAAACGAGCTTTATCGCCGCCTTCGTCGTCGTCATCTACTAACAGTTTCTCTCCAACCCTAGATTCTACATCTGGGGTTTCTTTGCCTGAAAGCCAGATCATGGAAGGAAGAAGCTTGCATGACAAAGGTGTTATTAGTACTACTGGTGATTTGGATGTAAGTGGAGATAGGAGTGAGGAAGAAGTTGCAAAAGGTTACTCCATGGATCAAATATGGAAGGACATAGCCCTTATGCAAGAAGATGTGAGCAGTGGACCAGTTTATGAGGGAGGATTAATCTTATGTCCTCAAACTCCATCAATGGCTTCTCCTTCTTGTTGGAACTATTGTTCAGATGCACTATGGAGGATGGATGATCAAGAAGACCTCAAGATGTGGCTGCCCACCATTAATGATCATTTTGTTTCCAACTATGGACATGGCTTAGAGTGA
- the LOC122087598 gene encoding myb-related protein MYBAS1-like isoform X2 yields MMVAPDETRKGPWTEQEDLQLMCFVGLFGDRRWDFIAKVSGSLVEGVMYYYYYYYYYSTSYYFEKKISLGLKRGRMTPQEERLVLELHSQWGNRWSRIARRLPGRTDNEIKNYWRTHMRKKAQERKRALSPPSSSSSTNSFSPTLDSTSGVSLPESQIMEGRSLHDKGVISTTGDLDVSGDRSEEEVAKGYSMDQIWKDIALMQEDVSSGPVYEGGLILCPQTPSMASPSCWNYCSDALWRMDDQEDLKMWLPTINDHFVSNYGHGLE; encoded by the exons ATGATGGTGGCACCCGATGAAACTCGAAAGGGTCCGTGGACAGAGCAAGAGGATCTTCAACTGATGTGCTTCGTGGGCTTGTTCGGTGATCGTCGATGGGATTTCATAGCCAAAGTTTCAGGTTCGCTGGTGGAGGGGGTCAtgtactactactactactactactactacagCACTAGCTActactttgaaaaaaaaataagcttAG GACTCAAACGTGGAAGGATGACACCTCAAGAAGAACGCTTAGTGCTTGAACTCCACTCTCAATGGGGCAATAG ATGGTCAAGAATTGCTCGGAGATTACCTGGCCGAACTGATAATGAGATAAAGAACTATTGGAGGACACATATGAGGAAGAAGGCACAAGAGAGGAAACGAGCTTTATCGCCGCCTTCGTCGTCGTCATCTACTAACAGTTTCTCTCCAACCCTAGATTCTACATCTGGGGTTTCTTTGCCTGAAAGCCAGATCATGGAAGGAAGAAGCTTGCATGACAAAGGTGTTATTAGTACTACTGGTGATTTGGATGTAAGTGGAGATAGGAGTGAGGAAGAAGTTGCAAAAGGTTACTCCATGGATCAAATATGGAAGGACATAGCCCTTATGCAAGAAGATGTGAGCAGTGGACCAGTTTATGAGGGAGGATTAATCTTATGTCCTCAAACTCCATCAATGGCTTCTCCTTCTTGTTGGAACTATTGTTCAGATGCACTATGGAGGATGGATGATCAAGAAGACCTCAAGATGTGGCTGCCCACCATTAATGATCATTTTGTTTCCAACTATGGACATGGCTTAGAGTGA
- the LOC122086225 gene encoding diaminopimelate epimerase, chloroplastic-like, with product MLVFGQNLQVDELNLAEIGPKFELHEMFPARTNTEFVQVFSRSHLKMRVWERGAGATLACGTGACAVVVAAVLEDRSERSCTVDLPGGPLEIHWSKEDNHVYMTGPAEVVFYGSVPL from the exons ATGCTTGTTTTTGGACAGAATTTGCAGGTTGATGAATTAAATTTGGCAGAAATTGGTCCAAAATTTGAGCTCCATGAAATGTTTCCTGCTCGAACTAACACAG AATTTGTGCAAGTCTTTTCTCGTTCACACCTGAAAATGCGTGTTTGGGAGCGTGGTGCTG GAGCAACGCTAGCTTGTGGAACTGGAGCTTGCGCAGTTGTGGTTGCAGCAGTTCTTGAGGACCGTTCTGAAAGG AGCTGCACGGTTGATCTGCCTGGGGGACCTTTGGAAATCCATTGGAGTAAAGAAGACAATCATGTTTACATGACTGGGCCTGCCGAGGTAGTGTTTTATGGATCTGTACCTCTTTGA